AAAAAATCCACTTAAAAAAATCCATCTTGCCCTGTTCAACAGTTTAGCAGGTAGAGGTAACTACACAGAAAGAGCCATAACAGACCTAGATTTTCTTCCGCACAGAGGGGTTTCCACCGAATGGTGGTATTTCACAGGATTTCTCAATCAAAAATTTGGTTTTGAGCTTACATTCTTTAAGATAGAATTTCCTCCAAATGTGGGGATACTTAAACTATTCCCTATACAAATTGTATCACATTTTGCAATGACAGATATAGAAAATAAAAAATTTTTGTTTAGAGAAAGGTTAAGCCCAGTATTTCATATTGGCACAGATAAAATACTTGAAATAAGAAATATGAATACCAATTTGCTTTCCAATGCCCAATCATACAACCTACAAGCAGATTTTAAAGAGTATTCGATGTTTCTTACACTCTCTCCCTCAAAAACGATAGTCCCTCACGGAGATAATGGAATCACTCAGATGGGTAATGCGGGTAATTCCTATTACCACTCAATTACTTCTCTAAAAGCAAAGGGAACTTTAAAAAGAAAAGATGAGATACTAAATGTAAAAGGTTCTGTCTGGCAAGATCATCAGTGGGGAAACTTCAAAATTCATCCGCATTGGGATTGGTTTAGCTTGAGGTTCAATAATAATGTCGACATAATGGCATTTAATCTAAGAGACAACAAAGGAAATGTGATAAACCAACTCATAACAATAATACTCGAAGATGGAACAATTTTAAGAGACAATACATTCAATTTACAAATTTTGGATAAGGATTTCTATACTGGCAAAAACAGTATCCAGAACATTGGAAACTTGGTTCAAAATATGGAGAATTTTTTATTCACTC
This Caldisericota bacterium DNA region includes the following protein-coding sequences:
- a CDS encoding lipocalin-like domain-containing protein; amino-acid sequence: MTDLDFLPHRGVSTEWWYFTGFLNQKFGFELTFFKIEFPPNVGILKLFPIQIVSHFAMTDIENKKFLFRERLSPVFHIGTDKILEIRNMNTNLLSNAQSYNLQADFKEYSMFLTLSPSKTIVPHGDNGITQMGNAGNSYYHSITSLKAKGTLKRKDEILNVKGSVWQDHQWGNFKIHPHWDWFSLRFNNNVDIMAFNLRDNKGNVINQLITIILEDGTILRDNTFNLQILDKDFYTGKNSIQNIGNLVQNMENFLFTR